One Elaeis guineensis isolate ETL-2024a chromosome 10, EG11, whole genome shotgun sequence genomic window carries:
- the LOC105052333 gene encoding NAD(P)H-quinone oxidoreductase subunit N, chloroplastic, which yields MTTAALRLASPFPSTTAAGRRRQRRTAATVRCGLTDLIGGDFIRPDLGRFQEDVEKHKALAIYPPHEGGYEGRYLTRLRYQGYRFLDLSARGLGDPETTLTKIHPVCPPHLGRQPIARWYFPPEVDYRLSLLPPNAKGLVVWIIEAKVLSKAELQFLALLPSLRPKVRVIAECGNWRKFLWKPLREIAGLPSSEEESQIGQPSQ from the exons atgacCACCGCAGCTCTCCGCTTGGCCTCCCCATTCCCGTCGACCACGGCCGCCGGGCGGCGACGGCAGCGGAGGACGGCAGCGACGGTGAGGTGCGGGCTGACGGACTTGATCGGAGGAGATTTCATCCGGCCGGACCTGGGCCGGTTCCAGGAGGACGTGGAGAAGCACAAGGCGCTGGCGATATACCCGCCGCACGAGGGCGGGTACGAGGGTCGATACCTGACCCGCCTCCGCTACCAGGGCTACCGCTTCCTCGACCTCTCCGCCCGCGGCCTCGGCGACCCGGAGACCACCCTCACCAAGATCCACCCCGTTTGCCCC CCTCACTTGGGACGGCAACCCATAGCAAGATGGTACTTCCCTCCTGAGGTGGACTACCGGCTTTCCTTACTGCCTCCAAATGCCAAAGGCCTTGTTGTATGGATAATTGAAGCCAAG GTTCTCTCAAAGGCTGAGTTACAATTCCTCGCATTGCTTCCCAGCCTTCGCCCTAAAGTTAGGGTCATTGCAGAATGCGGTAACTG GAGAAAGTTTCTTTGGAAGCCACTTAGAGAAATAGCGGGCCTCCCATCAAGTGAAGAAGAATCACAAATTGGACAGCCATCGCAATGA